Genomic DNA from Scylla paramamosain isolate STU-SP2022 chromosome 12, ASM3559412v1, whole genome shotgun sequence:
TAATAAAAACAGACCGCAATtgttcattacacacacatcgAGCAGATTCTGCCTCGAAGCAAGGTCGTAGGATGAGGCATTGGCCAGCTTTCCTGGTTACAGATCGAGAAACAAAACTTTCAAAACGGTATGAAAGCTGATAGTTTTTAGCCACTGTCCAGAGCATaacttaaagaaagaaagaaagaaaaaaaaaaaaaacataagatgGCACAGGATGTACTACTATCGTGAAGTTAGTCCTTCCGCTGTCGAAAGGTAGAGCGCTTTCCGGCTCCATGTTCCAGTGACCAAGTGATGACGTCATAGGCGGTCAAACCACACAGTATATGTAGTACGTAGCCAATATAAAACGGCAGTCCCTTTTCTCGGAATGTAAACACAATAATGATCCTCGCTGTGACGCGTGTGTTGGGTTGATGATGGGCCGGAAATCCATCTTTAGCAGTTCGTGACCAGAAAAGGCTTACGCCACTCAAATTATGACGCTGTAGTCTTGAAGTAATACGTCAAAGAACGTCATGCGTTGCCTACTTTTCCAAGAGCGCTTAATGTAGCATAGGCACATAAGAGTCAGGCAGGGAATGTTGCTAGTTAAATGAATGCATCATTCATTTAACATTTGAACTCACTCGACAGAACATAATAACAATAGCTTAGTTGTCTGTTCTTGTGTGTCACATCTTAGCTACGTGAACCCTTGAAAAATTCAGTCCATCATCTCCAAAACACAAATACCAGAGTTCATGAAGCTGTGACGAGAACATGTACTGTGTATTTCTCCACATAACTTCAAAgggtggaagggagacagatCCATGACATACCTCACATCCTAGACTGGGCCTGAATGCTATGAAAACGCGAGATATCTTAAGGGAAAGTAGTGTAGATTGCGTGGATCAGTGAACAAAGGTGACAGAAAATGTATACAGGTAGTTCAAGGGCAAGAAAATAACGATTAGTTATAGGGCAAAAAAGGCTGAAAACTCATTCCCACATAGCCTAAGTCCCGCACTGCCTTCCTCTTGAAAATTGTATTGTGTTGCTgcgaaaagaaacacacacacacacatacacacacacacacacacacacacacacacacacataacctaCAGGTATATTGGTAGATTGATAGATTAGTCATTAATGATATTTCCTTACCTGCAGCACGGGGAACACCCTCCCCGCCTGATCACCTCACCTGTGGTTGTGACGGCCAGAGAAGTCTGGGTTTCACTGGGTATCTTGAAAGTGCGCCAATTTCCAGCTTCGGAACGAAGTCGACGTCCTTGTCTTGCCAGTAAaatgttattatatatatatatatatatatatatatatatatatatatatatatatatatatatatatatatatatatatatatatatatatatatatatatatatatatcgaattTGAATGGATGTGATTGCGGGGTTATTTCCAGATCAGTCACTGGTACACTTACACAACAATAATGAGCCACTACTTCGCAGGTGTTTGCTATGGAGGCAGGTGCACCGTCTTGCTGCCAAATGGTCAAATCATTCAAATACAAATCCTTGTGATTACTGTTTTAAGTTCAGGCATATCAGTGACAGTAATCGCTAAAAAGTACGTGGATATCTGGATGAATGCAAGATAACTTACAACACCACGACTCTTAAGTTCCTCACTAAACACTAAGCAGTGTTGCCAACCTTAGTACCTCTTTTCCCCTAGACGCATTGTACCTTTATCCTGCGGTTGAATATGTAATTGTTACTATAATACTAGTAATGTATAATCACTTGCTAGCAGAAGTAGCAACATAAAATGAGGGCAAGACTAGGCCTACACTTATATTTATACAAAAATGTGTAATGTTATACTATAAGTTATGTATGCATAAAACAATAGCACTCACTATTACTAATGCAGTTCCCTTCCGACAGACGGCATGCAAACTACATTTATTTAGTAAGATTGGCCTACTGTCCTGCAGACTTCTGAATATGAAGCTGAACTGTCCTGCTGTTGGCACCACTGACACTGGTAGACAAATCGGGTGGCCTGCGCATGTACGACAGCAGGCAGCTGCCATTTTAGAGGGTCGTGTCGGGACCACGGGTGAGAAACACTAATCTCATCCTTAGCCGTGACTGCCTCCACTAAGTCATTCATCTGAGCCAATATGTTTTCCCTTGCGTTTACattcatctcccctccccctactTACCACTTAGGCTTTTATGACCCAACAGGTCTGTTGTGCTTCCTTTCTCCCTACTTGCCACAGGCTTTTATGACCCAATAGGTCTGTTATCTTCTCCCTGTTCAATATTATGCTTCTTCCGTTTCAATGGGAGAGAGCTCCAAAGCGCAGGAGACAAAGATTGTTCAAATTGATATCTTTACTTGTTTTAAATACCACAAAGTATCAAAACCTTATTTTCACAAATATACTGTTAAAGTGAGCCTGCCAAACTATTTAGactcatttttgttatttatgaaaTCAGTTCCATAATGATTTAATAGTACATTGTAACATGACATTGTAATACACTAGCATAAGTACAATATTGCACTCACACCACCTATGGTATTTTTCAAAACCCAACAGTATGGTAATCTAAAAAAATTTGCACTATCACCgagtttttcttctcattcgGTCTATTGTAAAATAATCCTACCACTGTTATGGTGCAACACTTTTCATGAAGTTAAAATGTGCTCAGGTACACACAAATGATGAGCCCTATTCCTGCTGGGACACCTCAATGGGATTTAAATACCATACCTCTGGTGTGAGAATTTACTAATACATTATCAGCCTTTATGTTCTGTGCAGTCTAACATTAAATGATTCTTATCGCACTTCTAATGCTTAATTTAACATGCAGCGTCATACAATTGCCTTCTCTTTACCATATAACTTCCATGTTTCATTTCTGTGACATTCTTTCAAACAGGAATTTATTGACAAATTTCTTAAATTCATCCCGTAACAGTGTCAGCCTCTCCACCTTATCCTTAAGGGCTTTGTTTATTGTTTCCAGTTCAACAAGTTCTATTTCCATATTCTtgaatttctctttcctcttctctctgcaTCTCTTAGAGGCTAAATTATTCTGCTCACGATTCCTCTTGTACTTTTCTTCCCCTGTCATTGTTCTAAAGTCTTGATCTGTTCTTCGGGTAGTGCTAGATGTAGAAGCCACTAAATCCTTCAACTCTTTGTTCACTGTGACCTCTGCAGTGGTAGATTCATCATCCAAACAATTCATTTTGCATCCAACTGACTTCCTAGAACTCCTCCTTGTCTGCCGAGTCCGCACTGGTCCCACAGAGTCACCCTGGTTCCTGGTTGGCTGGGTAATGGTGGTCGATACTGCTAAGGTAGGCAATTTTCCCTTACAGTGATCCTGGCTTTCCTTCTTAACTGCTGAGTTAAGCTTCTCTATCTTACACTGGTCTTggatttcctcctccattctgaTGTTAGTTATGTCTTTCTTACACTGGACATggctttcctcctttacctgtAATACAAAATTAATTAGAGAAAATTTCATAATCTACAAACAGTACTTTGTGAGAAGAAACCCCAAATGTTTTCCAATTGCTGTAATCATCAATCATCTACTTGTACTATACATGCAACTATCACCATTAATATAGGTGTAGCCAAAAAAAACCTGGCCTATACATAGATATACACACAAATAACCATTTCCTTATAACCAAATTCCTGAGCTCATGGAAAAAGGAATGACCATCACACCACAATGTACAAGGATACTTAAGAGATCTGTTTTATTAGGCACATTTTTCTTCAGTCTCCCACACCATGAATTCTAGAACTACTCACCTCATCCCGGATGCCACACTCTAGCACAACATTATCAAGAACATCTTGTTCCTCAGAGTGACTGAACAGATCCAGATCCAGATCCAGCTGCTGAGTGTTGTCCCAGGGAATATTTTCAGATGTTTCTGCAAAGAGCTGGACTATGTCATCCAATATGTGTGGTGGAATCTCTAGATCTTGCATCTGAGATGAAGATGGTGCTGGATTTTCCTGAAGGAAatctgaaggagagaaaggtctCTCATCACAAAGGACATTATTCACCATGCCAGACACACATGGAAGTCCCTCAGAAGGAAGGCCATTATCCAATATGGCACCATGGGGAGGCACTGACTTCAAAGACATCTCAGTTGTAAGGGGACAGTCGGCCATTTCTGAATCACATGGAGGCAAGGACAAATCCTTGTGATTAAATGGTAGCAACTCTCCTAAATCCATTGAAGATTCTGCTGCCACATCAAAGATAGCCATCTTTGAGGTGCCTGCAGGCTGATTCAGATGTGCTGAGCCTTCAGCTAAGCCGATGAAATTCTTGGGAGAGATGTTGCAAGCCACCTGACCTACATCAATCACTTCTGTAAAGAAATTGGAGCATATTGTACAAACATACAGTAAGTGAGTGTTGAAGAAATTAGGGACTACTAAGATTAAGTTTTAAATATACaatgtaaatgagagagagagagagagagagagagagagagagagagagagagagagagagagagagagagagagagagagagagagagagagagagagagagagagagagagagagagagagagagagagattcaagttGAAATTAGGTCCAAGTgactgtcatatatatatatatatatatatatatatatatatatatatatatatatatatatatatatatatatatatatatatatatatatatatatatatatatatatatatttactggtTATGGGATGTCAAATTGAAAATGAAGGAATCAAATATGAAGAGGTTGAGAAAGTCGAACACTAAGTCCTGCGCATGAGGTCCAGTGTAGCAAGTGACAGTGAGCTAAGTGCTATTATGATACAAATGATATGAAATGATGGGCATTACATTGCTTTTCATTAAGGAATTAGAAATTCAACTGAAACTTCATAACCAAATGAGTGCCTCCATCTCTGGGAATTATTACAACAATCTGATACAAGTTACCTaaattataaaatatcaaaatcatctctgtaaggaaaacaaaactgacAAATGGTATACATCCATGTGAAATTCAGTTAACTTCAATCTCATTCTGTGAGTAAAatttaaatataaaataattaatcATGCTcatcttaaattttttttttttaaatacaacATAAATAGTAAAACCATTCTCTAATATAAAAATGGGTTTatgttactaataaaaaaattaactaTAATGAGAATAAAAGTGTTACAgcaggtaaagaaaggaaaagactaGAGCATGCAAGAACCACAATTAATGAAAATTTTGTGATCAACCCTCTTGGAAAAATCTTATGAAATTCTTGCAAATGTAACTCCACTTTTTAATATCAAATATTTACATGAGCTTTAATACATGAAAATCTAAATTTCTTTTATAAGATATCTTGTCAACATGTCACCTATATGCTCAGACTTGATAATACTAAGACAATGCATCATGAGATTAAATCTAAATTACCAATGTGCTTGTTGTACATCCTTTTCATTTCTATAAACATTACAGATTTGAAAAATTGTCAGAAGACAATGTGGCACATCTATGTTAGTCCTGAAAGTTACATTCAGGTGTTTCTAGTTTTATGCCACGCAAGCATGCAATGCTCAATTTTATGGGAGACTCACTATTAGTGTGTAGCTcagtggatgtggtggtgatagaggtggCTTCCAGTTCCTGAATGGGGTAGTTGGCCCTGTCTCCACTCTGCCTGTGTACCAGCACGAACTGCAGATAAAATTTGATATGCACTATGAAGTATGCACCTTCATTCAATGAAGAAGTGGTGTTAAGAGGATTCTGAAATCCATGTCCTGTAAGTTTATGCACTGAGgttgtggtaatagtggtgatacGAGATGGTTCTGAACTCCAGTTCCTGAATGCAGTCTCCTTTCTGCCTCAGCATCAGCATGGGCTGCAGATGAAATATAACAAATACCATTAACTAGCAATTTCTTGGGAAATGTCCAACCTAAAATACTTTAAATGTAATTATTTTTACCACATTACCTGCCATCACAGTTGGGGTCAGTTATATGCAGTGTATGTGTACTTGGGATGGAACATTAATGTGCATAATCATAaatgttactttgtttttctGCTACTCTTCCACTGCAGTTTCTCTGCACCACCTTCACTGATAGTACCAATATACAGTAACACAAcatatattaattaaaaaaaattggacTTAGATCTCAATATCTCTATAGCAGAGTTAAAGTAGTTGTGGTCTTATTTTTGATAGAACTAAGACAGTGATAACTGCCTCAAGAAATTTCAACATATCTAATAAACATCATGTTTTTAACTTtctccattttcattattaattctttaggtttcattttaaaacagaacaatatatCAGTTCTTTGAAACTGAAATAAGAAGGTACACTCGTATATCATATAATCATCTTTAATTTGAAAGATGTAAGACTTAACAAGTTTCTTGGCAGCTAACTGAATTTAACAAAATTACATTTAACCCAATGCATCTCAAATTGCAACACTAGCATAAAATAATCTTTATTCAAGCATATTCACCAAGTTTATGAAATTTGTTTCCTCACCCATAAATACCTTTAGCAGGTGTCAGTCTCACCTTGGTAATGTTTGCAGTGGTTCCCAAAGATCCTGAGGGGATTCCAGTCTGGATCCTGACTGGAGTCACCCTCAGGCTCGAAGTGAGGTGAGGCTGCATATCTGTATGTGGATTCACTGCTGGTAGGAAGCATTGCGGAGCCTGTTTGGTGAGAATACTTTTTACATTTGGATGATAATCAACTCAATCCATAAGTGTAATATTCAATGATCAGATTTTAAGTTCCTATAAACAAATATGGCAGAATCCCCTAAGATGAACACATTTGAGTCCCAATCTATTCCTAACTTGAATGCTGGAATACCCTCACTTTCCTTTTAACTTACTCATACACTTAAGTCTAAAACTTCCCCATCCCACTTCATTGAGGTATCTTTCTCCTGCACCCATCATATCCATCATAAATACAGTATCTTTGTCATCTAACAAACAAAAGCATAAACTTACCATATAAGATAAACAATTTATTCCCTCTTTAGTAAAGATTCCTTCAGATTCACACATCATCTATCCATTCCAAGGCTTGCCAGCTTTTGCCTTATCTTACTCTCTACACATGCAGTCCAAAATTAGACAATCAAGAAACTAAGCACCTACTTACAACCAATTTCAAATAGTGAAACCATAATCACTTTTGGTTAAACGTAGTGCAAGTTTGGTAGCTTGGTACAAGGCAAGAAGAGATGGCATCTTACCACAAGGTGCTGCTCCATTATGGGCATTTCTTGCCCAACTCAAGATCTTGGACTTGCTTACACTTCGTTTGCTTGGGTTCACTTACACTTATTGTAAGAATGACTCAAATTTGCACCTCTCTTATGCAGTTCTTCCTGCTAGATCTTGTTATGGACACTTGCTATCATCTACTGACTTGTCTGGTCATTTCTTTTCTGGCCATTACATGTCTTTATTTCAGGGTAGTCAACAGTTTAAGAATGTTGCCATCCACTTGGGTCTTTATCCCTCCAACTAGAGATGTGAAGGTTGCCAGGAATTCAGATGGTTGGAGCTGTTGGTGTCCAAAAGCAGGGCCACTTGGGATCACCTTTCACCTGGAGCCACATGTTAATAAGTAACTGCTGAATATGGCTATAATGGCATTAAGAGTAAACCTAAGGTAGGTTTGTCTTAATATAAAAGTGGGTATGTATACTTACATGGATATCCAGAAATGCTCGTGAAAATTTGTCACATCCACACGGAATAAAACCATGATGTATGTATGAAAGTTGCTTGTCATTCAACGTTTACAACTTTACAGCAACAAGGTTACTGCATTATTAATGTGCATCCACACTTGCAACAAAACTTGCTGGCAACACCAAACAGGCAACAAGTTGGGAAGTCATTAACAATATGTTGCTGGAGACTGGTGACTATCAGTGGGGCATTAGGTTGGTAACCCTGGCAATATTAAGGGGATAGATTTctggagagagacagactcACTCCAACAGCATCATACCAGGTTCCAATTATTCACAATAGTCACAAAACCAGACAATATAGTTACAGAATGTTTCCTTATCCATGTCTTGCTCTGGCATCCCATCCATGTATTTCACAAGTGTAGATTTAAGAAGGCAGATGAAGGCAGATGTGTGATGTGAGATCACAAGATATTCTGAAGGTGATCACAAGATATTCTGAAGGTGAAGAAAGTGGAGGCAGAAATATAATTTGCTACAAAATCTTGAAACCAGATCTGGTATCCAAGGGAAATCCTGGAACGCTCCATATCTTGTGTCCAGATGAGCAATGTCCTCTGCAATATTGTGCATGAAAACTTGCTGTCCTGCATTGCATAAAGATGGTCTCAATCACTCTACAACAGGACCTCCTCTGATGCCCACACAAAACATCTATGTATGACAGCAGCTGCCATCTAAGTATCCTCACATGCCAACATGACCCTCTCATCTCCAGACATCTAGTGTGGATGGCCTCATCTAGTGGGATAATGAAGCCATCATGTTGCTAACCTTGTAACAAACACTACTGTTGATATGTATCCAGATGTCGACTGTTTTGTTTCCATTAGTTTTCAACTTGTCTGAGGATAAAACGTTGCCAGTGTGGATGCACCCTTGGGAATGTAACAGAATTTTATAGCTTGTCAGCTTTGGATGCTTGATCAAGTTTCTGAAGACATTTCATACTTAGTTATTTGCTTCAACTGTGCTGTGTATGCTCAAGTTAACAATCCCTTTATCTAGTCTCACCACTGGTGAGAAAAACCTCAGCAGCAACAAATTCCAATATACTGTGGCATTACATTCCAGTTTAATGATGCAGGATACTTTACTGGGTGTGGGCAGGGCTGGCAAGTCCCCAGTAATCAAATACAGTAACGAATTCTAGTTAAGTTGGAAGGAACTGTAGGGGAAAACATGGTGGTCAGATTGAAAATGGTAATATATTTTCCATGCATCTCCATGCCTATATACTCACTGGGTCCAACAATGATGTCTGAGTATTAATCTTGAAGGGCTGGTGAACGCCTCTCAGGGAAAGCCGGTTCCGTCTGGCCTGGAGGAGTAACAATGAACCAAAATGTTAGTAATTCACATTTACCTATTACCTTTATAAACCAGCAGCTACGTCTCAAAGCTTACACCATGAATAACGTGTGTAACTGTATGGCTGAGATTCCTAGCCTGCCCATTGTTTTACGCATGGTTTCAATAACACTGATGGCTAACACAACAAATTAACGGTGCAAGCAGGCTTTACCACAAGACTAACACAATGAATGCAACTGCTGAGAACACGAACGTATTATATGGAATAAGATTGAATGTCATTCCAGTAATGTGGGGATGGACGGCCAACCATTCTAGGAATTTTTTTATGGTAGAGGTATGACTGGGACGCTAGATATCATTAACTGgtgctcacaaaaaaaaaaaaaaaaaaaaaaaaaaaaaaaaaaaaaaaggatggacgGCCAACCAttctaggattttttttttttttatggtagagGTATGACTGGGACGCTAGATATCATTAACTGgtgctcacaaaaaaaaaaaaaaaaaaaaaagagtaattcACCGATGACATTCGTAAGTCCTAATCAAATGGGAGGGAAAACCCATGTCAAGCCCTGAAGTGAAAGCGACTGGTCATGCTGACGGCTGAGTGCCACGTCACCGTTATCTACCAACAATTCAATTCCCATGACAAGGCTTTCGTAACCTTAAACCTACAGTAATACAATCTTTTCGATGCCTAGTATGCAAGTAATATAACAGTTCTAAAGTAGCGGTGGTCTTTATACCCTCACTAGACACGCAAAGTCCCAGCCCTACGTTTCTCTTAAAAAATTAACACAATGGCAATATCGGTTCCTCAGAGCATCCCGCCATTTTATATGTATAAAATCTAGGAATATTTAAAGATAGTCccgttcatatatatatatatatatatatatatatatatatatatatatatatatatatatatatatatatatatcaccaagTCAACAAATTAATCCTACTGAAATCTTGCA
This window encodes:
- the LOC135105655 gene encoding uncharacterized protein LOC135105655; this translates as MQPHLTSSLRVTPVRIQTGIPSGSLGTTANITKFVLVHRQSGDRANYPIQELEATSITTTSTELHTNKVIDVGQVACNISPKNFIGLAEGSAHLNQPAGTSKMAIFDVAAESSMDLGELLPFNHKDLSLPPCDSEMADCPLTTEMSLKSVPPHGAILDNGLPSEGLPCVSGMVNNVLCDERPFSPSDFLQENPAPSSSQMQDLEIPPHILDDIVQLFAETSENIPWDNTQQLDLDLDLFSHSEEQDVLDNVVLECGIRDEVKEESHVQCKKDITNIRMEEEIQDQCKIEKLNSAVKKESQDHCKGKLPTLAVSTTITQPTRNQGDSVGPVRTRQTRRSSRKSVGCKMNCLDDESTTAEVTVNKELKDLVASTSSTTRRTDQDFRTMTGEEKYKRNREQNNLASKRCREKRKEKFKNMEIELVELETINKALKDKVERLTLLRDEFKKFVNKFLFERMSQK